The Gammaproteobacteria bacterium genomic sequence CTCGCCATTGAAATCGCCCCGGCACACCACGCCGCTGTCGGTCATCGAGGCGGCATCGGAACCGGCCTCGGGCGAGGTCAGCGCAAAACAGGGGATGTCTTCACCGCGCGCCAGACGTGGCAGATAGTGGTCCTTCTGCGCCTCGGTGCCGTAACGCAGCAACAGCTCTGCCGGACCCAGCGAGTTCGGCACCATCACCGTCACTGCGGCCGACACCGATCGGCTGGAGATCTTCATCACCACCGAGGAATGGGCGAGGGCGGAGAATTCCAGCCCACCGTAGTGCCTGGGGATGATCATGCCGAAAAATCCCTGCTGCTTGATATAGGCCCACACCTCGGGCGGCAGGTCACGGTCTTGCTGGGTGATGGTCCAGTCGTCGATCATCTGACACAGAGTTTCGGTGGGGCCATCGAGGAAGGCGCGCTCCTCCGGGCTGAGCTTCGGCGCGGGCGTGGCCAGCAGCTTTTCCCAGTCGGGCTTGCCGGAAAACAGTTCCCCGTCCCACCACACGCTGCCGGCCTCCAGTGCCTCGCGCTCAGTGTTCGACATGGCAGGCATGATCTTTTTGAACAGAGTGAAGGCGCGGTCACTGAGCAGTCGGCGACGCAGCCCCGGCAGATTCAACGGTACGGCGATGCTCAGGAATAACAGCCAGTAGAGACTCTGTTGCAGCCCGCCCAGCCCACCCCACGCGCCGGCGGCCAGCAGTAGTGCGCCCAGACTGGCCGTACCAATGATCAGTGGCAGGCGCAGATACAACGCCAGACACAGTGTCGCCAACAACAACCCTGCCCACATAACGGACATTAGTGATCCCCTTCTGGTTTGTTTTTCGGACCGTGGCCATCAACCGATCGCGGCCCGGGATTTTCCATCAGCACCGGCGCGGCGCCATCCACCCCCGGCAGAAAACACTCCGTCTCGTCGTTGCAGACGACGCCCTCGGTGTCCCACGGCAGCTGGCGATAAACGGCGATATCATCCAGCCCCAGCATCGGATACTTGATGATCTGAAAATAGGGCGAGGTGTCAAAGTCGCGCGGCACATACAGCCGGGTATTGCGTTTAAACAGCCTGATGGTGCCATCGGCCGTGCGCCGCGCCACCGGCAGGATCGGGAAATGGATGGAGCTGAACGCGGCGGCAATCATCGTCGAGCAGATCGTGCGCGTGGGCAGGCCGATGTTGTGTTCAAACAGGCTGGAGCGCCAGCGCCGCGGCAGGATGCCGTAGGGGAACAGAAACCGCGCCAGGTCGAGCATCTGGCGCACGTCATAATCATGCCCCAGGTGCTTGGCCGCGAACGCCACCACCTTGCCCACATCGGGCCGGGTCAGCCCGGTGGGACGACAGATACGTACGTGATCCCCGGCATAGTCTTTGAGCGGGCTGATGATGGTGCCCTTGCCCAGCAGCGGCTCGATCACCAGCTGATCATTGGGGTCGCCGTCATACAGCCAGCCGAGATGTTCCCGCGTGACCGGGTCCTCGATATCGTGGAGGCGGCCGATGTACAGCGCGGAATGGGTCCACTGACTCTGGGTAATGGTCTTGATCACATCACTGACCCGCGAACGCCCCTCGATCAGCAGTACATCACAGGGCCGGATCTCGAAGCTGAGCCGCTCAAAGTCACATTGCGGCACATCGGTGGCCGCATGCTGATGGGTCAGCCAGCCGATGGCCTGATTCGCGAGCCAGTAAAAGGGCCTCATACAGCTAGTCGCCTCTGAAAAATGGTGTTTTTGCCTGTGTCATGTCTATTCGCCGCTGCCGGTCATCCTGATTGACGCGCCCCACCCTTCCCTCATTATCCTAAATTTAGATGGATTACCGCGCCACACATTACATCGGCTGATCAGGCCAGTGAGTCGGTGGCGCCTCACCACTAATGGCGGCATAAACGCCATTTTCTCTAGGCGTCTGTCTACAGATATCCATAACACTAAATAATGGTCGGGCGCCCGCCGATCCACGCAAACCTTTATTGCAACACCCATTACCGCACCAGTCACCGCACCCCTGGGCATGAGGTTCGGAAACCGGCCTGGGATAGGGTAAAATACGCACACTTATCATCCACCTGGCCGTCATGATCGCCAGAGGGAGATCTAATTTGCAACAGGTAACCATCGTGACCACAGACGCCACATCTCACCGGACAGACCACACCATCGGCCGCTATCGGCGTCTACTGTATACGCATTCCTTCCCGCTGCTGGGCCTCGGCCTGCTCTGCCTGGTGATGATCACCGCGACCGTGGTGGCCACACAATCCCCGTCGCCCGCCCCCCGCACCGCCGGACTGACGCCGGAGCATCACCCTCAAAAGGTCCGCGCGGAGAGCGCTGCCTCCCTGCAAGAGCTGTTTGAGGCCAGCCGTTATGAATGGCCACCGCGCGGCCAGCACAGTGTGCCACCGCTGTTATTGACCCGGCTGCCGGAGGATTTCGACCAGCTTGAATCACCCAACCAGCGCCGCGAACTGTTTTTGCGCGCCCTGCTGCCCATTGTGCTGATCGAAAATCGCCGCCTGCGCGAACAGCGCGCCCTGGCCGCCTGGTTGCTTAACGGCAACCTGCCCGCCGCCGACAGCCCCCTGTATGCCTGGCTCACCGGGCTGGCACAGCATTTCCGGGTACGCGGGGACATCAGCCAGCCCGCCGTGCGTGAACGCCTGCTGGGGCGTCTGGATGTCATCCCCCCGGCCCTGGCACTGGCGCAGGCCGCCATCGAATCCGGCTGGGGGAGTTCGCGCTTCGCGTTGCAGGGCAACAGCCTGTTTGGCCAGTGGACCTTCGACGACGACAAAGGCCTCGAGCCCGAGCAGCGTGCGGATGAGGCCACCCATCTGGTCGCCAGTTTCCCCGACCTGCAGGCCTCGGTGCGCGCCTACATGCGCAATCTCAACACCGGCAACGCCTATCACGAATTTCGTACCGCCCGCGCCGCAAGCCGCGCGGCGGGGCAGGCCCTGCAGGCCGGCACGCTGGCGACTCACCTGCACCGCTATTCGCAACGGGGCGACGACTATGTCGAGGAGATTCGCCGCATTATCCACAGCCCCTCCCTCGCCCTGCTCGCCGACGCCAGCCTCGGCCAGCCGCCACAGACCCTGGCGGCGAACAGCGATCGCTCCCACGCCGGCGGCTAGCCCGCCTTTCTCCCCGCCCAGACCCGGCAGCCTCCTAGGGATTTAACCACAGATGGCTGAACCAGTAATAGCGACCCGGCTGGTCAGACGGGGCCGTGCAGTTGTAGCGACTGCGACCCGGCGGCAGAGCCTGCGGGGCCTGCAGCTCAAAGTGCCGCGCCGCGCGGTCCCGCCATTGCACCTCGACCCGGCCCTGTCCTGAGACAAAACACGACAGCTGCCCCAGCCGCGCCGTACTCTCGCCCAGCCGAATCGACAGGCGCGGCGCACTGGTCTCCGCCAGTGACAGCCTGCCCAGCTGCGGCTCCCACGGCTCGACCTCCAACAGGGGGAAGGCCAGGCTCTGCACCTTTTGCCGGAAATCCGGCAGGGCCGCGAAAGCCTCGGCCATGGGGAAGCGCGGCAGTGCGCGGCTATCCGCGCCCAGGCCGATGGGGCCAGACTGCTGGCCGAAGGCGACCAGCCCCATCTCGCGCACCAGCGCTGCCAGGGCCGTGTTGTATTCACCGTAGGGATAGGCGAACAGCGTGGGCGTCTCCCCCAGCTCTTCACCGATGCGGCGCTGCGCACGCGCCAGATCCGCGCGCAGGCGCGCCCGCCACTGCTGCTGCGTCTCCTCGGGCAACAACCGCACCAGATAGTCATGGGTGGCCGAGTGATTTTCAAACCGGGCGCCGTGGGCCTGCATCTCCCGCATCTGCTGCCAGTTCATATAGGCCTTGAATCCGCGATCCACCCCCTCGGTGGCGACAAACACCGTAAACGGCCAGCCCCGTTTTTTCAGCCGGGGATAGGCCTCGGTGTACACCGACTTATAGGCATCATCAATGGTGATCGCCACCACCCGCGCGGGGAAGGGCCGCCTGGCCACCACATATTCCACCACCCGGGTGAGCGGCCAGACCTCGTAGCCCGCCTCGGTCAGATAGTCCAGATGGGCGTCAAACTGCGCCAGGCGCACATTGGTGGAGGGGTGTTCCTGCACACCAAAATGGTGGTACATCAACACCACGGCCTGTGATTCCTCGGCCTGAGCAGCCGGCGCCAACAGCGGCAGCAGCGCGGCAAGCAGTATCCCGCCGAGGTACTTTCTCATTGCTGTTTTCATTATTTCTCTCATTACTCTCTGCATTAACGTCTGCATCACCATCCGCATTATCGTCAACATCCCATGCCGCCCGGGCAGGCAAACACACGACATTATTCCCCGCTCCGACAGGCCCGGATCAACCGCCGACCGCGCGGCGGCCATAACATTCTGCGATCCAGTCTCTCACAAAACCATCGACCTCTGTCTCGCCCGCGAACGGTTGTGGCCACCAGGGCAAACCGCTACTCTTGGCGTATTCATTGACACTCACTGTGTCCCGTCTCGGATAGGGCAGCAACAGGGAAACGCACCAACACCATGCGCAGTTGTAGACGGCACCGTTCTGACATCCCCATCGACTTCCAGCTCGAGGAGCTGGTGACCGAGGGCAGCGACTACCTCAAAAATGTCAGCCATGGCGGGCTTGCCTTCAAGACCCGGATCGCCCTCCCGCCGGGCGCCACCATCCGCGTAACAATCCCGCTCACCCAGCCGGTGTTTCAGGCCATCGGCAGGGTCACCTGGTGCCATCCTCACCAGCATGAGTTTGAGATTGGCGTTCAGTTTCTGGACCAGGGCGATGGCTTTCGCGCACGCATGGTCGACCAGATCTGTCATATCGAACACTATAAACAGGCCGTGCTCGAAAACGAGGGCCGACAGCTGACCGGTGAACAGGCCGCGATTGAGTGGATCGAAAAATATGCCACTGAATTTCCCGGCGAGGCTGACGCTAATAACGACTAACTGCAACTATTTCCCAACAACACGCACCAATAATCGGACCACCGTCAATGAGCGAAGACCTGCACAACATTCTCGACAACGTAGAGCACCTCGTGTCCCTACCCGCCGCCTGTGTGCGCCTCAATGAACTCATCGACGATCCCACCAGCTCCGCGGACGATATCAGCCGCGTGATCAATCAGGATGTCTCCCTGACCGCTCGCCTGCTGCGCGTGGCCAACAGCCCCCTCTACGGTTTCTCTACCCAGATCGACACGGTCAGCCGTGCCGTCACCGTACTCGGCACCCAGCAGGTGCGTGACCTGTCACTGGCCACCGCGGCGGTAAAGACCTTTAACGGCATCCCCAACAATCTCGTCTCCATGGAGAGTTTCTGGGAACACAGCATCCTGTGCGCGCTCTGTGCGCGCCATCTGGCGATGGAGTGCATCAAGCGCCAGCGTGAGGCCGTGTTTGTCGCCGGCCTGCTGCACGATATTGGCCAGCTGGTGATGTATCATCTGCTGCCCGATCTGTCGCGTCAGGTGCTTGAGGCCTGTCTGGATGGCCCGAATGAACTGGAGTCCCAGGAGGCCGAGCGCGACATCATCGGTTTTGACCACGCCGAGGTCGGCGGCGAACTGGCGCATCGCTGGTCTCTGCCGACCCTCATCCAGGAATGCATCGCCTATCACCACAATCCCGAGGCCGCACAACAGCATCGGGTGGAAACGGCGGTGGTGCATATCGCCAATAGCATCGCCACCCTGGCGGAACTGAACACTACCGAGCTGAGTAATGCGCCACGCATCCATGCCATTGCCTGGGAACTCACCGGCCTCGACGAAAGCATCATCGAGCCCACCATCGCCAGTGCCCAGGCCCAGATTGGTAGCGCCCGCGCACTCTTCCTTGAGAAATAGTGGCCTTTAAAACCAGGCTTTATTCTTGAGTCACATGAAAAAGCCCGTATCCCTGGGTAGGGATACGGGCGGCATTTTCAATCCTGCCTGAGTCTGTCGTTTAAAAACTGTGGTGCGATTTCGCCCCGGACTTCACTCGGAAGAGACTGCCATCACATCGCCAGCGCGATCCGCGTACGCTCGCCCGCCTGCATCTCATCCAGCAGGGCCACGGCACCCGGCTCACCCTGGGCAGCCGCCAGATTCAGCCAGAAGGTGGCCTGATGGGTGTCGCGCTGCACGCCATCCTCGCCCTGGGCATACAGACGACCCAGGCTCAGCTGCGCCAGCGCATGGCCCTGTAGCGCGGCCTTTTCCCACCAGCGCAGGGCCATCGCTACGTCCTTTTTCACACCCTGACCCTGTTGGTACATACCGGCCAGCACATGCTGGGCGTCGGCACTGCCCTTTTGCGCAAACACGTCCATCTCGGAGGCGGCGATCTGATACAGGCGCACACTTTCCTGCGCATCGGCCTTCACACCCTCGGCGCCGCGCTCATACAGCCCGCCCAATTTGTAGTAGGCCTCGGCATGGCCCTGTTCGGCAGCCTTGCGATACCACTCGACGGCGGCCTTGGCATCACCCTGTTTTTCCGCATAGATATCGGCCAGGGCGTATTGTGCCTGCATTACTCCCTTTTCTGCCGCCTTGCGCGTCCACTTCAGGGTCTCCTGGTCGACATTTTTTGCATAAATCTTGTTTTCTGAAAACAGGCGCATCAACATGTGCTCGGCACCGGTATTCCCTGCATCCGCCGCCTGGGCGAAGGCCTGCTGGGCCTCGGTATAATTACCGATGGCGTAGGCCATGAGGCCATCCTCATAGGCATCGGCCTGCACCGACATCGCCGCCGCGCCCAATGACAGGCCAATAAACAGGCTTTTCCAGACATTCAGTTTATTGGGGCATGTGCCGCTGTTAATGCCTGAACGACGGACTGAATGTTGGGCGGTGTTGTGAATGGCGGAAGTCATGGTTGCTCTCCTGCAATGACGGTTTAATGATTGTGTGTTTCGTTTCATGTCTGTTGCGAGTCTTTGCGTCTGTTTATGCTGATTGCTAAAGGTGGCTCTTTTGTTTTTGTGATTACGATCACGGTATTAATTTGCTTTTCATATTTCAGTACAAGCTATTCAGCAAACAGGTGCTCATTTACGCGGTTTGTGGTAAAAAGATAGGCCAGCTTGCTAATTATTAAAAATAATAAAGAATGCTATTTATTCTAATAATCGTATAAGGGGTGCTGCGGTGAAGCTGCAACAACTACGGTATATCTGCGAAGTCGCCCGGCGCGGGCTCAATGTCACTACAGCGGCGGAACGGCTATTCACCGCCCAGTCGGGGATCAGCACCCAGATTCGGCTGCTGGAGGAGGAACTCAATACCCAGATCTTTGAACGCCACGGTAAGCGCCTGACCGGGGTGACCCCGGCCGGCGAGACCATCATCGCCATGGCCGAGCGCATTCTCACCGAGGCGGAAAATATCCGTCAGGTCGCCCAGCAGCTCAACGATGAGTCCAAGGGCACCCTGTCCATCGCCACCACCCATACCCAGGCCTACCACGCCCTGCCCGAGGTCATTGCCAGATTTTCCGAGAAATATCCCGATGTGAAACTGCGCATCCACCAGGGCGATGCCCAGCAGATTCACGAGATGCTGCTGAACCGCACCGCCGACGTGGCGGTGACCACCGTCAGTCGCAATATGCCCAACGAGCTGGTGATGCTGCCCTACCGCGAATGGCATCTGGCGGTGATCACGCCGCCCGACCACCCCCTGACCCAGGAGCCGGTGCTCAGCCTCGAAGCGCTGGCGAAGTATCCCCTCATTACCTATGACCACGAGGTCGCCGGCCGGAATGCAATCAACCAGGCCTTTACCGACGCCGGCCTGCTCACCAACATTGCGCTCACCGCACTCGATTCGGACATCATCAAGAAATACGTCAAGCTCGGCATGGGCGTGGGGCTGATCGCCGAAACGGCACTGGAGGAAAGCGGTGAAACAGAGCTTGCGGTGCTGTCGGCCGAACACCTGTTCCGCCCGAGTACCAGCTGCATCTGTGTGCACCGTGGGCGACACCTGCGCGGCTTTGTCTATTCGTTCATCACCCAGATCACGCCCCAGCTCAGCGATGACGCCGTCGAGGGTATTCTGCGTTGGGAATCCACCAAGGGCGATAATTCCTCAGCGGAATAGGCCTGGTCGGCTAACCCCCGCACCACAGCAGACCACGGAAAGCCATCATGGAAAATCGCATCACCGACCTGGAAATCCGCATCACCCATCAGGAGGCGGCGATGGAGGAGATGAATGATGTGCTGCTGGCGCAACACCGGCTGATCCAGCAGCTACGCACGGAGCTGGCCCACCTGCAACGCCAGCTACGTGACATGAATACCAGCCACATCGCCGACGCTGCCGATGAGACGCCTCCGCCCCACTATTAAACCGGATGGCCCCTGATAGGCCCCTGAATACATTCGGCACAACTGCGGTAGACTGCCTCTCACCCCAACCCCGCTATGCGGATCTGTGTTCAGGATCCGCGGTGAACACACCATGCAAACATTGACCCCACACACCTCCATTGATTGCCGCCGGCGATGAGCGATTTCCTCTGGCTGGCATCGCTCGGCCTGGGCCTGTGGTACTGGTGGGACTCGGTCCGCACCCAGGAGCTTGCCCGCAGCGCCGGTAAGCGCGCCTGCCAGCAGGCCTCGGTGCAGTTTCTCGATGACAGCGTGGAGCGCAAGCGTCAATGGTTGCGCCGCAATGCGGGGGGACGCATCCAGCTCTGTCGTCTCTATTTTTTTGAATTTACCAGTGATGGCGCCGAACGCTATGAGGGCCGCATCGTGATGTTCGGTCAGGGGGTGCGCGAAGTGGAGATGGACGCCTACCGCATGCCGCCGCAATGACGGCCTGGCGAGCGGCGCCTATTTACTTACGCCAGAACGCCGGCGTCAACAACACCAGCACCGTGAAAATTTCCAGCCGCCCCAGCACCATCGCAAAACACAGAATCCATTTTGCCGGTGTGTTGATGTCACCGTAGTGCGCGCCCACCTCGCCCAGGCCTGGGCCGAGATTATTGATGGAGGCCGCCACGGCCGAAAAGGCCGTCACCTGGTCCAGCCCCGTCATCATCACCAGCAGCAGCATCACCGCAAAGGAGGCCACGTACAGGGCAAAGAATCCCCACACGGCATTCACCACCGGCTCTGACAGGGACTTGTTACCGACCTTGACCGGAATCGTCGCGTTGGGATGGATCAGCCGCGAGATCTCGCGCATCCCCTGTTTGATCAGCAACAGAAACCGGATGACCTTGAGCCCGCCGCCGGTGGAGCCGGCACAGCCACCGATGAAACTGGTGAACAGTAACAGTACCGGCAGAAAACCCGGCCAGTTGTAATAATCCGATGTGGTAAATCCGGCGGTGGTACCGATCGAGACCGCCTGGAATATGCCGTGATGGATGGCATCCGGCAGACTGTCAAAGGTCCCGCTCTGATAGAGATACAGGCTGGCGATGCTGGCGCTGACCGTCAGCACGAAAAAATAGGTGCGCACCTCCTGGTCATAAAAATAGGGCTTTAGGGTTGTCCCCCGCCAGGCCAGAAAATGCAGCGCAAAGTTGATGCCTGCCAGCAACATGAACACCACCGCCACCAGTTCAATCGCCACGCTGTTAAAATACCCGATGCTCGCGTCATGGGTGGAAAAGCCGCCAATGGCAATGGTGGAAAAACTGTGGGCGATGGCGTCAAACACATCCATGCCTGCCATCCAGTAGGCCAGGGCGCAGGCTACCGTCAGGCCCAGATAGATATACCACAGGGCCTTTGCCGTTTCGGTGATGCGCGGCGTCAGCTTGTTGTCCTTCATCGGTCCGGGGGTCTCGGCACGGTACAGCTGCATGCCACCGATGCCCAGCATAGGCAAGATGGCCACCGCCAGAACGATGATACCCATGCCGCCCATCCACTGTAGCTGCTGGCGATAAAACAGGATCGAGTGTGGCAGGTGATCAATACCGGTGATGACCGTGGCACCGGTGGTGGTCAGGGCAGAGAACGATTCAAATACCGAATCCGTCAGCGACAGGTGGGGGGTTTCAGACAACATAAACGGAATCGAGCCGGAGATTCCCAATACCAGCCAGAAAACCGCGACCACAATAAACCCGCCACGCAGCCGCATTTCCATTTTTATCCTGCGCACCGGGAACCACATCAACAGGCCGGCGGCGAGCGTGATAAAAAAGGCGGCAATAAAGGGGTAGGTCGCGCCGTCACCGTACCACAGGCCCACGGCCACAGGCGGCATGGTGGTAAAACTAAACACCATCAGCAACAGCCCAATAATGCGTTGAATCACTGGATACTGCATTGACTACATGCGCCCGCCGGGTCGAAGTTGCAGCCAGGGTGCAGGCTTCATAAAAACGTCACCCCAACCTGAAATAGCCGCTCAACATCAGGGATCCGCTCCTTGTCCACCACGAACAGGATGATGTGGTCTTCCGCCTGAATCACGGTATCGTGATGCGCAATAATGACCTCATCCGCGCGCACAATGGCGCCGATGTTGGTGCCCGGCGGCAGCTTTATATCCTCGATGGCGCGGCCCACCACCTTGGATGAGCGCGCATCACCGTGCGCGACCGCCTCGATGGCCTCGGCCGCACCACGGCGCAATGAATGCACAGCGGTCACATCGCCGCGCCTGACGTGCGCCAGCAGGCTGCCGATGGTCGCCTGCTGCGGCGAAATGGCGATATCAATCACGCCGCTTTGCACAAGATCAACATAGGCGGCGCGGTTAATCAGCGCCATCACCTTTTGCGCACCGAGCCGCTTGGCCAGCATTGCCGACAGGATATTCGCCTCATCTTCGTTGGTGACCGCGCAGAACACATCGGTGTGCTCAATATTTTCATCGAGCAGCAGCTCTTCATCGGCCGCATCACCCTGCAACACGATGGTTTTTCCCAACTCCTCAGAGAGGCGCTTGGAACGTTCGGGATTGTGGTCGATGAGCTTGACCTGGTATTTGTTCTCGAGCGCCTTCGCCAGACGCATGCCGATATTGCCCCCACCGGCAATAATCACCCGCTTCACCGGACGATCCAGCCTGCGCAGCTCTTTCATCACCACGCGGATGTGGCGTTTGGCGGCGATGAAAAACACCTCATCATCCGCCTCGATC encodes the following:
- the trkA gene encoding Trk system potassium transporter TrkA — translated: MKIIILGAGQVGTSVAEVLANESSDITVVDIDEKKLETLRDRLDIGTVVGEAAHPEVLARAGAEDADMILAVTNSDEINMVACQVAYTLFHTPTKIARVRSVGYLSHPQLFTQDAFPVDVLISPEQLVTDYVQRLIEHPGALQVLDFAGGKVQLVAVRAYYGGPLVGQALKALREHMPGIDTRVAAIYRRGHAIAPGGDTVIEADDEVFFIAAKRHIRVVMKELRRLDRPVKRVIIAGGGNIGMRLAKALENKYQVKLIDHNPERSKRLSEELGKTIVLQGDAADEELLLDENIEHTDVFCAVTNEDEANILSAMLAKRLGAQKVMALINRAAYVDLVQSGVIDIAISPQQATIGSLLAHVRRGDVTAVHSLRRGAAEAIEAVAHGDARSSKVVGRAIEDIKLPPGTNIGAIVRADEVIIAHHDTVIQAEDHIILFVVDKERIPDVERLFQVGVTFL
- a CDS encoding polysaccharide deacetylase family protein, which gives rise to MKTAMRKYLGGILLAALLPLLAPAAQAEESQAVVLMYHHFGVQEHPSTNVRLAQFDAHLDYLTEAGYEVWPLTRVVEYVVARRPFPARVVAITIDDAYKSVYTEAYPRLKKRGWPFTVFVATEGVDRGFKAYMNWQQMREMQAHGARFENHSATHDYLVRLLPEETQQQWRARLRADLARAQRRIGEELGETPTLFAYPYGEYNTALAALVREMGLVAFGQQSGPIGLGADSRALPRFPMAEAFAALPDFRQKVQSLAFPLLEVEPWEPQLGRLSLAETSAPRLSIRLGESTARLGQLSCFVSGQGRVEVQWRDRAARHFELQAPQALPPGRSRYNCTAPSDQPGRYYWFSHLWLNP
- a CDS encoding tetratricopeptide repeat protein — its product is MTSAIHNTAQHSVRRSGINSGTCPNKLNVWKSLFIGLSLGAAAMSVQADAYEDGLMAYAIGNYTEAQQAFAQAADAGNTGAEHMLMRLFSENKIYAKNVDQETLKWTRKAAEKGVMQAQYALADIYAEKQGDAKAAVEWYRKAAEQGHAEAYYKLGGLYERGAEGVKADAQESVRLYQIAASEMDVFAQKGSADAQHVLAGMYQQGQGVKKDVAMALRWWEKAALQGHALAQLSLGRLYAQGEDGVQRDTHQATFWLNLAAAQGEPGAVALLDEMQAGERTRIALAM
- a CDS encoding LysR substrate-binding domain-containing protein, with amino-acid sequence MKLQQLRYICEVARRGLNVTTAAERLFTAQSGISTQIRLLEEELNTQIFERHGKRLTGVTPAGETIIAMAERILTEAENIRQVAQQLNDESKGTLSIATTHTQAYHALPEVIARFSEKYPDVKLRIHQGDAQQIHEMLLNRTADVAVTTVSRNMPNELVMLPYREWHLAVITPPDHPLTQEPVLSLEALAKYPLITYDHEVAGRNAINQAFTDAGLLTNIALTALDSDIIKKYVKLGMGVGLIAETALEESGETELAVLSAEHLFRPSTSCICVHRGRHLRGFVYSFITQITPQLSDDAVEGILRWESTKGDNSSAE
- a CDS encoding PilZ domain-containing protein, which encodes MRSCRRHRSDIPIDFQLEELVTEGSDYLKNVSHGGLAFKTRIALPPGATIRVTIPLTQPVFQAIGRVTWCHPHQHEFEIGVQFLDQGDGFRARMVDQICHIEHYKQAVLENEGRQLTGEQAAIEWIEKYATEFPGEADANND
- a CDS encoding TrkH family potassium uptake protein, producing the protein MQYPVIQRIIGLLLMVFSFTTMPPVAVGLWYGDGATYPFIAAFFITLAAGLLMWFPVRRIKMEMRLRGGFIVVAVFWLVLGISGSIPFMLSETPHLSLTDSVFESFSALTTTGATVITGIDHLPHSILFYRQQLQWMGGMGIIVLAVAILPMLGIGGMQLYRAETPGPMKDNKLTPRITETAKALWYIYLGLTVACALAYWMAGMDVFDAIAHSFSTIAIGGFSTHDASIGYFNSVAIELVAVVFMLLAGINFALHFLAWRGTTLKPYFYDQEVRTYFFVLTVSASIASLYLYQSGTFDSLPDAIHHGIFQAVSIGTTAGFTTSDYYNWPGFLPVLLLFTSFIGGCAGSTGGGLKVIRFLLLIKQGMREISRLIHPNATIPVKVGNKSLSEPVVNAVWGFFALYVASFAVMLLLVMMTGLDQVTAFSAVAASINNLGPGLGEVGAHYGDINTPAKWILCFAMVLGRLEIFTVLVLLTPAFWRK
- a CDS encoding DUF3301 domain-containing protein is translated as MSDFLWLASLGLGLWYWWDSVRTQELARSAGKRACQQASVQFLDDSVERKRQWLRRNAGGRIQLCRLYFFEFTSDGAERYEGRIVMFGQGVREVEMDAYRMPPQ
- a CDS encoding HDOD domain-containing protein → MSEDLHNILDNVEHLVSLPAACVRLNELIDDPTSSADDISRVINQDVSLTARLLRVANSPLYGFSTQIDTVSRAVTVLGTQQVRDLSLATAAVKTFNGIPNNLVSMESFWEHSILCALCARHLAMECIKRQREAVFVAGLLHDIGQLVMYHLLPDLSRQVLEACLDGPNELESQEAERDIIGFDHAEVGGELAHRWSLPTLIQECIAYHHNPEAAQQHRVETAVVHIANSIATLAELNTTELSNAPRIHAIAWELTGLDESIIEPTIASAQAQIGSARALFLEK
- a CDS encoding SlyX family protein encodes the protein MENRITDLEIRITHQEAAMEEMNDVLLAQHRLIQQLRTELAHLQRQLRDMNTSHIADAADETPPPHY
- a CDS encoding glucosaminidase domain-containing protein, producing the protein MTTDATSHRTDHTIGRYRRLLYTHSFPLLGLGLLCLVMITATVVATQSPSPAPRTAGLTPEHHPQKVRAESAASLQELFEASRYEWPPRGQHSVPPLLLTRLPEDFDQLESPNQRRELFLRALLPIVLIENRRLREQRALAAWLLNGNLPAADSPLYAWLTGLAQHFRVRGDISQPAVRERLLGRLDVIPPALALAQAAIESGWGSSRFALQGNSLFGQWTFDDDKGLEPEQRADEATHLVASFPDLQASVRAYMRNLNTGNAYHEFRTARAASRAAGQALQAGTLATHLHRYSQRGDDYVEEIRRIIHSPSLALLADASLGQPPQTLAANSDRSHAGG
- a CDS encoding YiiX/YebB-like N1pC/P60 family cysteine hydrolase; amino-acid sequence: MRPFYWLANQAIGWLTHQHAATDVPQCDFERLSFEIRPCDVLLIEGRSRVSDVIKTITQSQWTHSALYIGRLHDIEDPVTREHLGWLYDGDPNDQLVIEPLLGKGTIISPLKDYAGDHVRICRPTGLTRPDVGKVVAFAAKHLGHDYDVRQMLDLARFLFPYGILPRRWRSSLFEHNIGLPTRTICSTMIAAAFSSIHFPILPVARRTADGTIRLFKRNTRLYVPRDFDTSPYFQIIKYPMLGLDDIAVYRQLPWDTEGVVCNDETECFLPGVDGAAPVLMENPGPRSVDGHGPKNKPEGDH